One genomic segment of Chloroflexota bacterium includes these proteins:
- a CDS encoding SH3 domain-containing protein encodes MPTSVPTRVVPTATFTPTPVPGTEIIVGQPARVAAAQGLNVRKGPSVEGERMGRYAPGTLLSILEGPVDVDGYRWWRVGNNELSGWVAEGDDTQVWLSPKIGSTQPVDRPVQLGDEVIVTVESTGFLKLRVKPGLDSLIDHRVQQDTQLSVVEGPVDVNGYRWWLVTDGGGVSGWAAEASRSERWLTPLE; translated from the coding sequence TTGCCTACCTCGGTTCCGACGCGGGTGGTTCCAACGGCGACTTTCACACCAACCCCCGTACCCGGCACCGAGATAATTGTTGGGCAACCCGCGCGAGTTGCGGCGGCCCAGGGCCTGAACGTGCGCAAGGGTCCATCCGTTGAAGGTGAGCGCATGGGGCGCTATGCACCGGGCACCTTGCTCAGCATCCTGGAAGGCCCCGTCGATGTCGATGGCTATCGGTGGTGGCGGGTGGGCAACAACGAGTTGAGCGGTTGGGTAGCCGAGGGGGATGACACCCAGGTTTGGTTGAGTCCCAAGATTGGCAGCACGCAGCCGGTCGATCGCCCTGTTCAACTCGGTGATGAGGTCATTGTGACGGTGGAAAGCACCGGTTTCCTGAAGCTGAGGGTGAAACCCGGCCTGGACTCGTTGATCGATCACCGGGTTCAGCAGGATACCCAGCTTTCGGTGGTGGAAGGCCCTGTGGATGTCAACGGCTATCGTTGGTGGTTGGTGACCGACGGGGGCGGCGTTTCGGGGTGGGCCGCGGAGGCAAGCCGCAGCGAACGTTGGCTGACTCCGTTGGAATAG
- a CDS encoding DUF971 domain-containing protein produces the protein MNSDRERPADLTVNRPAQRLEIVWGDGHQSHYPLSGLRNVCPCADCRGGHENMGGPVDRAALHQVSDKTWEIKRADLVGNYALNLTWADGHNGGIYSWSFLRELCPCDQCEAEARQAAEEAGTLE, from the coding sequence ATGAATTCTGATCGTGAACGACCGGCGGATCTGACGGTGAACCGTCCGGCTCAAAGGTTGGAGATTGTCTGGGGGGATGGACATCAAAGTCACTACCCTCTCAGTGGTCTGCGAAATGTCTGTCCGTGCGCCGATTGTCGCGGCGGGCATGAAAATATGGGCGGGCCGGTTGACAGAGCGGCGCTGCACCAGGTTTCTGACAAGACATGGGAAATTAAGCGGGCTGACCTGGTCGGCAACTACGCGCTCAATCTTACCTGGGCCGATGGCCACAACGGCGGGATATATTCATGGTCGTTTCTGCGGGAACTCTGTCCGTGTGATCAGTGTGAGGCTGAGGCGCGTCAAGCGGCCGAGGAAGCCGGGACCCTGGAATAG